In a single window of the Litorilituus sediminis genome:
- a CDS encoding OsmC family protein, whose product MKATVKWLGEELFMGTSESGHTLVLDANGGALAPSPLENVLLSLGGCSSVDVVSILKKTRQQVSNCVVEITGTRVDTVPKLFSDIHLRFVITGTDVEAKHVERAVALSADKYCSVALMLAGKVNISHDFKIINA is encoded by the coding sequence ATGAAAGCAACAGTAAAATGGCTAGGCGAAGAATTATTTATGGGCACCTCTGAAAGCGGGCACACCTTAGTGCTTGATGCCAATGGTGGCGCACTAGCTCCCAGCCCATTAGAAAATGTTTTACTCTCGCTTGGTGGTTGTTCATCAGTCGATGTAGTCAGCATCCTAAAGAAAACACGTCAGCAAGTAAGCAATTGTGTAGTAGAAATTACTGGCACTCGCGTTGATACAGTACCTAAGCTATTTAGTGACATTCACTTGCGATTTGTGATCACAGGTACGGATGTTGAAGCTAAACATGTAGAACGCGCTGTAGCACTTTCTGCGGATAAATACTGCTCTGTCGCCTTAATGCTCGCAGGCAAAGTCAATATTAGCCATGATTTTAAAATAATTAACGCTTAA